In a single window of the Orcinus orca chromosome 9, mOrcOrc1.1, whole genome shotgun sequence genome:
- the TNPO3 gene encoding transportin-3 isoform X4 — translation MEGAKPTLQLVYQAVQALYHDPDPSGKERASFWLGELQRSVHAWEISDQLLQIRQDVESCYFAAQTMKMKIQTSFYELPTDSHASLRDSLLTHIQNLKDLSPVIVTQLALAIADLALQMPSWKGCVQTLVEKYSNDVTSLPFLLEILTVLPEEVHSRSLRIGANRRTEIIEDLAFYSSTVVSLLMTCVEKAGTDEKMLMKVFRCLGSWFNLGVLDSNFMANNKLLALLFEVLQQDKTSSNLHEAASDCVCSALYAIENVETNLPLAMQLFQGVLTLETAYHMAVAREDLDKVLNYCRIFTELCETFLEKIVCTPGQGLGDLRTLELLLICAGHPQYEVVEISFNFWYRLGEHLYKTNDEVIHGIFKAYIQRLLHALARHCQLEPDHEGVPEETDDFGEFRMRVSDLVKDLIFLIGSMECFAQLYSTLKEGNPPWEVTEAVLFIMAAIAKSVDPENNPTLVEVLEGVVRLPETVHTAVRYTSIELVGEMSEVVDRNPQFLDPVLGYLMKGLCEKPLASAAAKAIHNICSVCRDHMAQHFHGLLEIARSLDSFMLSPEAAVGLLKGTALVLARLPLDKITECLSELCSVQVMALKKLLSQEPSNGISSDPTVFLDRLAVIFRHTNPIVENGQTHPCQKVIQEIWPVLSETLNKHRADNRIVERCCRCLRFAVRCVGKGSAALLQPLVTQMVNVYHVHQHSCFLYLGSILVDEYGMEEGCRQGLLDMLQALCMPTFQLLEQQNGLQNHPDTVDDLFRLATRFIQRSPVTLLRSQVVIPILQWAIASTTLDHRDANCSVMRFLRDLIHTGVANDGWAFLVAQWLRIRLPMQGTRVRALVREDPTCRGASKLVRHNY, via the exons GTTCATGCATGGGAGATTTCAGACCAGTTGTTACAGATCCGGCAAGATGTGGAATCATGCTATTTTGCTGCACAGACCATGAAAATGAAGATTCAGACCTCATTTTATGAGCTCCCCACAGACTCTCATGCCTCTTTACGGGACTCATTACTAACCCATATCCAGAACTTGAAAGACTTGTCACCTGTCATTGTAACTCAG CTGGCTTTAGCAATAGCAGACCTTGCTCTACAGATGCCTTCCTGGAAGGGATGTGTACAAACATTGGTAGAAAA aTATAGCAATGATGTAACTTCTCTGCCTTTTCTGCTGGAGATCCTTACAGTGTTACCTGAAGAAGTACATAGTCGTTCCTTACGAATTGGAGCTAACCGGCGCACAGAAATTATAGAAGATTTGGCCTTCTATTCTAGTACAGTGGTATCTCTATTG atgACTTGTGTAGAAAAAGCAGGAACAGATGAGAAAATGCTTATGAAGGTCTTTCGCTGTTTGGGAAGTTGGTTTAACTTAGGAGTTTTGGACAGTAACTTCATGGCTAACAATAAGTTACTAGCACTCCTTTTTGAGGTTTTG CAACAGGATAAGACCTCATCCAACCTACATGAAGCTGCTTCAGACTGCGTATGCTCAGCTCTGTACGCCATTGAGAATGTGGAAACCAACTTGCCATTAGCCATGCAACTTTTTCAAGGAGTCCTGACATTGGAGACTGCCTATCATATGGCTGTGGCACGTGAAGATTTAGACAA AGTTCTGAATTACTGCCGTATTTTCACTGAACTGTGTGAAACTTTCCTTGAAAAAATTGTTTGTACTCCAGGCCAAGGCCTTGGGGACCTACGAACTCTAGAACTGCTTCTTATCTGTGCAGGACACCCTCAATATGAG GTAGTAGAAATTTCCTTTAACTTTTGGTACCGACTAGGGGAGCATTTATACAAAACTAATGATGAAGTTATTCATGGCATCTTCAAAGCTTACATTCAAAGGCTGCTTCATGCCTTGGCTCGCCACTGCCAGCTGGAACCAGACCAT GAGGGGGTTCCTGAGGAGACTGATGACTTTGGGGAGTTTCGGATGAGGGTGTCAGACCTGGTGAAGGACTTGATTTTCTTGATTGGGTCTATGGAGTGTTTTGCTCAG TTATATTCTACTCTGAAAGAAGGCAACCCACCCTGGGAGGTGACAGAAGCGGTTCTCTTTATCATGGCTGCTATAGCAAAGAGTGTTGATCC GGAGAACAATCCAACACTTGTGGAGGTCCTAGAAGGAGTTGTCCGTCTCCCAGAGACCGTACATACAGCTGTGCGATACACCAGCATTGAATTGGTTGGAGAGATGAGCGAAGTGGTTGATCGAAATCCTCAGTTCCTTG ACCCTGTGTTGGGCTATTTGATGAAAGGACTGTGTGAAAAACCTCTGGCTTCTGCTGCAGCCAAAGCCATTCATAACATTTGCTCTGTCTGCCGAGACCACATGGCTCAGCACTTTCATGGACTCCTAGAGATTGCCCGTTCCCTTGATTCCTTCATGTTGTCTCCAGAGGCTGCTGTGGGCTTGCTAAAAG GGACAGCACTTGTCCTAGCCAGATTACCTTTGGATAAGATTACTGAATGTCTTAGTGAACTATGTTCTGTTCAGGTTATGGCATTGAAAAAG CTGTTGTCTCAGGAGCCCAGCAACGGCATATCCTCAGATCCCACTGTGTTCTTAGATCGCCTTGCAGTGATATTTAG ACACACCAATCCCATTGTGGAAAATGGACAGACTCATCCGTGCCAAAAAGTCATACAGGAA ATATGGCCAGTTTTATCTGAGACTCTAAATAAGCACCGGGCTGATAATCGGATTGTAGAACGTTGTTGCAGATGCCTCCGTTTTGCTGTTCGCTGTGTAGGCAAAGGATCTGCAGCCCTGCTGCAGCCACTAGTCACACAG ATGGTGAATGTTTACCATGTACATCAGCATTCCTGTTTCCTGTACCTTGGTAGTATCCTTGTGGATGAGTATGGCATGGAAGAGGGCTGCCGGCAGGGACTACTAGACATGCTCCAG GCACTGTGCATGCCCACCTTTCAGCTCTTAGAACAGCAGAATGGGCTCCAGAATCACCCTGACACTGTGGACGACCTATTCAGGCTAGCCACCAG GTTTATTCAGCGTAGCCCTGTTACCTTGCTGAGGAGCCAGGTTGTCATCCCTATCTTACAATGGGCCATTGCCTCTACTACCCTGGACCACCGGGATGCCAACTGTAGTGTCATGAGGTTCCTACGAGACCTCATCCACACAGGGGTAGCCAATGAT ggttgggctttcctggtggcgcagtggttaagaatccgcctgccaatgcaggggacacgggttcgagccctggtccgggaagatcccacatgccgcggagcaagtaagctcgtgcgccacaactactga